The nucleotide sequence CTCGTAACTCGGAATCCGGAGCTCTCGGTGCCTTTATGTCGATGAAATCCGCTCAGTTGCTTAATCTGCTACCAGTCTGCTTCCGCTTTGGGTTTCATTAAGGCCCACGGGGACCAAACCACATTATCCTGGCCGTCCTAAACCCGGCTCTCCCTTAGCTCCTGCACTTTGCTGGGGGAATTAAGGTACCACGCAGATACCCAGCTATACCCACAACCGACTTCACCGCAGCTCCGGCGAATTAGCATAACCAAACGTCGTAATGCGTCCTGTTTACTCGCCCATTTCCGGTGCGCTTCCAAGGGCAGGACATCAACCGGTGCCGGATGGAACGGACAAACAAACCGAACTCAGTCCCCTTCACACATCGACAGAATTCTCAATATTAACTTATAGTTTTAATGAAAAGAAATGATACacaatttgtatctgtatctgtggaGATCACAGCTTCTATCCCCTGATTTGTTTCCAGTGCACTGACACACACCATCACGCCAGTTTAGGAACACATTAAGCTAAGCCCGGGTCTTCGCTACCTTGTGTCTTAGTCCCTAAGCTCGGTACTCACTGCGGTGCGCCTTGTCCGTGGGATCTCGGCGCAGAATGATGCGCCGCTTAGATGCACAAATCGGCCCCGAATCCACGTCGTGAATAACGATCCGTATGGCCTCGCCGTCCATTGATGTTTGCCGTCGCGGCGCCTCCAAATCCTCCAGATTGGGGCCCGTAAATGAAGCCATGGGCGGCGGAATCGAGGAGGGCGGAACCGCAGGCAGGGCACCACGATTCTGCAGCATCGCTATATCGGGTCTGAAAGATGGAATGGATGTGCTCTTAAATTTCCACAACtttgaatatataataaaagattttaatttcaaCGCAGTTTCTGAAGTCAATATGAATTTTAAGGTAGTGGTACACTTACAGCTGCGATCCGCGTCGCCGCATCCGCCGGTCATCGTCGACGGTCAGGACGGGGCTGCCCTTATCCGGCGAGCCGGGCGAGTCGTCGTTCTGGATGTCCTCCGAGGGATGTGGCACCCGGAACGAGGGTCGCCTGGATCCGGGCAGCTGGATGGGCGGCATGATGCCACCCTCGCCGGGCGATCTCTGCAGCTGCGTGGCAGGAGTGGCACCACCTTGCGTCAGCCCGGGGGCGAACACATCATAGGCGGACTTCCTGTTGGGGGAAATTGCGGGTCAATCTGGCTCCGTTGACCCCTTAAAATCAACCTCCTACCTGCGTGGCATGGTCGGAATGCCGAGGCCCGCTCCATCCGCACCCAAACCCAGCGCCGGACCACCACCGCCCATGCTGCCACCCACGGGTCCGGTCTTCATGTCGTCATCGTAGCTGTGCTGCCGTGCCACCCGCGACCCCCTTCGCGACTGCATGCGCGACAGGGGCGCACCGAAGGGGGGCTGTCCATCTGGGCCCTCGCCCCTCGGCGGACTATTGGATCGACTGGGCGCCATGCTGCGGCCGCCTTTCAGTTgctaaaatacattttaaatgggttttaattaaaatgtgggTTTAGTTAAAGAATCCATCTGTAGTAGAAAACTTGAGTACCCTTTTATGAGTATGAAGATATTAAACGTCCTTATATTTTACGATCCCTAGATACCAAATTTCAACTTACCCGCTCCAACTCCTTCAGCGAGGCTGGCGAAACATCCGAGTGGCGTCGCAGTTCGGGACTTCGCGGCGGGGCAAGGGCTGCTCCATTGCTGGGGGCCAGGGTCTGCGTGCTGCTGCCCAGCTTGGCGTCCGAGTGTCGCCGCTGCAGTGCCTCCAGCACCGGAACGTCCAGCATCGAGTCCGTCGAGTCCTGCGGAATGCACACACGCGAGGCCATTTTCCGGCGGCACACGCTGCAGCGCCACATGGTCTGCGGAATCGAGAGGGCggaaaatcaatttccatTGCTGTGGCAACGCGGCAGGCAGTGCACGCTgtgctaattaaaaatttccaGCTTAGCGCTGGGATCTATTTGCGGACCCACACGGCGTCCTCTACTATTTATTAGTGGTCGGCGAGGGCTCAAGAAAACCCATTATGCTGGGCAGCgagaataaatattaattactttCAGAACAAAACTTTTCGCCCACCCGCCGGCGTGTTGTAGTGCGTTACACAAAATCCTTTCTTCAGGCGCTCCTGCTTTTGCTCCTGCCCCAGTGCATCCGCACGGAAAATGGGGGACACAGGTGCGCCTGCATCGCGATCCCCTCAAGTCCGCCTCGCTGCATTTTCCACTTCCTTTTTCCGCGGCACGCCCGCACAATGCTCGTTACATTTCCACCTGGCTGCTGATTCATTTTGCCCGGCGGCTTCAATCGTCATGTGTGGCAGCCACGTCCTTTTCGTGCTTTCCTACCCACTTCCAACCTTTTTTTTCCTCCCACATTCAATGGCTGCACTGGCGGAAGCTGCCGCCATTGTAATTAAGTCagtgcacagagaaaaaccACCGAAAAGTGTCAACAATTCGGTTTAAAGGCAATCAAaattgtttgtatttgtggtGAGTAAACAGGGAATCAGCTGAAAACATTCGCATGTTTCGAAATATGAAAGTCAAGTCTTTATAAGTTTAAAATCACCAAAAGTTCGCCAGAGTGTAAgaatgatatgatatgatagcCGCCAGCTTTCagacagtttttgtatatACCGATTCAGAAAGGTCTTTATTCCGGTGCACATATGCTCATGGCCTGTACTGTACGCAACAGCTGCAACAAGAGCCCGGTTCTGGTTTATTGCCTCTGTGCTCCCCAGTTGCGTGCTCTGTAATTACATGGCGATGGTGTAGTGTGGCTGCCAGTTCATGATCCCATCGAGAAATCGACTGAAAAGTTATTTCCTAGCTGCCACAGCAACGTTAGCAAAGAGCAACCAAGCACGCTGCACGTTTATGAAAATTTAAGATTTCTTTTGCTTTCATCGCGTATGCAAAGGCATGCGGAAATCGATTTTTCTGAGAGAGCTGAGCTCTGAGCAGGAAGTCTACCATGAAGCGGCAAATAAGCCATACCACATTGCTTAATAATCAGCACTTTCGGAAATATATTCCAAATAATCAGCACTCAAGGATATATGTCTTGAATCCTGATATGCTAGCCTGGATTTAGACTGCCATGGTAATCAATACAAATTTTAGAgattttcatttcggtttAGTTTGAAGAGCGTACTCATAGCTATCTACTTTGCCTTTTCCTCCGAGTGACTGAAATCAAATTTCCATTTGGTATCGACCATATCTGGAGTTCATGAACAATCAAATGGCTGGCTAGTGCTCAGTGTGGCATGCTCTAAATGATTATTTCAGCAGGGAAGCCTCCAAGTGTCCAGGGATGGGACCACAATACACAGCAACCGACTCCACCTCCATCCGCTCTATCGGAATACCCATAATTACACTGGGTGGGTATGACAGGCGGTTGTGGGCTGGTTGTGTGCTGTAGTCAACGCCCATGAacatcaatttcaattagccAAAGTGGCCAGGTTGACAGACAAACGTTAAATTTTATGTTCAGGGCGTTGGCGTGGCTTCTTGACAAATTACCACAAGTTCGGGTGAAGACAATGTTGCATGGTGTGGTTATCAATGATCATTATGCGGCAAGTGTTGATAGGATGTTGGAGCGACAGGGTAAGGAGCAGCACATCGGAGGAGTGCAGCAGAGAAGGGCAGCTACCCGCTGCCGGCGATGCCATTTAATCTCGTTAATTCGTCCTTTATCTTGTTAATGTCCCGCGATGAATAGGCCGCAGTTAAGCCCAGTTGGCCATTGTCACCGAACCCCTTTTGCAGTGCCAGTAATCTAATTTATGTGCACTGACACCCATCGCTGGTAACCACCCCCCGTAGTCATAaacacagcaaaaaaaaaaaaaacaactttaAAGCTTTGATTGCTTTAGTGACTTTTTCAGCTATGCCGAACGGAATTGCATCGTCTAACTTTTAAAAGTACTACtaatgcatatttaatttctatgttaaatgtatatttcCATGGTTGGAAATATTTTCCCTCTGTGACCCTCCACTATTTTCTTATTAATGAAGTGTCGCGGCAAGCAGTGTTTATATCTGCCGCGAGAACCGCGCGACCATGGCGCATTGCCTAGTGGCCCGGAAGGTGCATCCTGGCCAGCCCATGGCCGCACCCACATCCTGCTGCTGACTGCCAGCCTGATAGACTGGCAACTTGGCAACTTACCGCATCCTCGTGCTCGTCCAGCTTGCTGTAGCTGGCGCAGTCCTCGCACACTCGCTGCTGGCACTCGAAGCACGTCTTGTGGTAGTCGTCCGGCTTGAAGGACTTCAGACACACCCGGCAGGCTCCGGCCCTTCGTCCTGGCTCCTGTTTGGCCGCCGCCccacctccaccgccgccCGTTGTCGCcgtgccgccgccgctgctgttgttattgttgttattcaGACTGCTGCCGTagtcctgctgctgctgctgctggctttGATAGCTGGGCGAGCCGTAACTGCCGCTGGTATCCGCATCCGTCGGCACCAGCGAGGGGCGTGGCGACATTTTATTAACTGGAAAAGAGACAGAGGAAAAGCGGACGGGCTATGTAATCAATTACTGAGGCAACCGAGCAACCAACCAGCGAATGCAGCCCCTTGTCCAATGGAAACTTGTTGATTTTCCGCTGATTGCATGCACTATAGTCTGTGGACTGACCCAAATGCAGTGTGTGTTTTACCCGAAGCCGCACACTCTGCTCTATGCTTAATTTGTTGTCAGCGCACATAATTTGTTTGGTCTGCTAATTGGGCAAGCGACAGGCAggcaaatgcaataaataaaacaataatcgGATAAAACGGACATTTCTGACAGCCTTCGTTACTCATTAAACGAGATGCTCGGAAAGGATGTAGTGTAAATGGTAGCTAAATCGGATAATTGCTAATGctaaatatgtatttggttTCTCAAATTGCACTAAAACTATTCACtaatatatgcacatactttAATGAAATACTTATATAATCAATCTAAAACAAATATCCGATTTAACATGTACGTTTGGTGTGGAGTAAAACTATGGAAAAAAAAGCTTACTAAAGCACTCTCTTAAATTACATAAAATCACTTATGCAACGTTTAATTTTCTATTCCGagtgcgttttttttttgtgcagcGGAACTACCTGAAGAAGTGAAACCTTTTCCCCAGGACTGGCACACATTTATATGATTATATGCTTATACACCGTGtgtgttttatatatattgcaCCCTTGAGAAACTGGCGAAAAGTTTATGCGGCCCGGAAAAAGTCGCGGTGCATTAGTCACAGTCAGGAGACAAGGACAAAGGCGGGCTTTTGTTGTGCGCCTggcattgctcatacgcacaGTTGCACCTCGTGCTTTTTCACCTTTTGGCAAGTCACGCTTGACATTTTCAGCCGTAAAAGTGGCATggtaaatataaaacaatgCTAGAGAGAGAAACCGGCAAGGAAAAAccttttccctttttgttACAAAAAGCGATTTCACCTGCTCAAGGGAGCACTTAGGTGGCAGGTAAGATAAAAGAACTGCGCAACTATTAAAGTATTTGCAAGTTTTTCTGCTTTTAAATTATGTGTCAGCTCTTCACTGTGGTTGGCCACAAAAATCTGGGAGCTTGCCAACTAGCTGGAGAGCAATCTCGCAGAGCTGCATCCTTTGGGGAGTCGAAGGGAACTCGAGTGCCAAAATATTTGCCCAAATTATGTGCACAAATCTGTCTCGTTCTTTTACGATCCTGCTAAATAAACGTCGTGAAATAAGATTTCATTTCGTTCTAATAAATCGAATGGCTCGGCAATAAAATCAACAAGCCACAGCTTTCGCTTAGCTGGTGGCCAACTAAATTGTgataaaaataacacaaaagtCAACACAACATTCTCATGTTTCCCGCTGCTTCTTTCAGCACTAAATAAATACACCAATGCTCAAGATAATAGTAGTTTTAACATTACTTCAACACATTTCTTCAAGCTTTTAGCActggatatacatatatacaaaagtGTTTGCTCTGCACTTAttatatatcaatatatagAAGCCAATAAGAATTTATAGTCTTGGCATCGTTTGTAGTGAACTACTGCTATTACTTTGAACTCAGCTGTTTGCTTGGGTGGTGCTAAAAACAGAAGTCACCGATTTTATTGACTTTGTCGCAGCGTTTATGGACTCCATAACAATGACAGTGTGAATGGCGATGACTTGGCATGCAGCATCCACTGACCCCTTACATTATTCAATATGCGATGCAAACGAGCGTGAGCAGAAAatatattgcgtatacgcaccGTTAGCCGCCGAATGCTCATTGCTGCGACTTACGTGCTCTCgcagaaacacacacaaagtTTGCTCAAAGTTTAGCAAGCAGCTTTACGGGCACTTGTATGAAAATTCATGCCATAAATTCGTATGCACTTACGGCAAGGATAACCGCACAGAAaacaacgcacacacacctaAATCTACACATCCACAACTACAATCATGCTTACCTTTATCTGTGACGGTGAGCAGCGAGGAGGAAATCGTAGCCTTCATCTTGTTCAGGGCCCCCGTTTGGGAGGCCCCTCCTCCCGAGTCCGCTGCATGCTGCTGCCGTTCGCTGGTCTGCTCGTCGGTGGCCACCATCTGCGGAAAACAGAagaggaaaagcggaaaagttAGAGGTCAGCGCGCGGGGCTAAGGAAATGTGGATAAATATTGGCGTATCGCGCTGTTGGTTTGATTTTCTGCAGCCGTAAATCTTTATTTCGGTCTTGGCTTGCCATGAACGTAAAACGCGAAGCAAAATGACGGGATTATTGGCGTGTATTACAAAACCAGGTTTCCTTTCTATACGAgttaaaacatttgaaaaatgtttataaaccATATTATTTTGATTAGTAGTGGTATTTACCTAATATAGCTcgtaaaatttatatttttttgccgAAAATGACATGCAATACCTTTTTGTGCtcgtaaataaatttcaaatcgatttgcattcaaaaataaaaaaaaaaatttttgtgaattttttgaaaaaaaagatgatggtaccccttacaaaaaatgaaaaaattggtcaaaaattattttttcaaaaacagtTGCTCAGTGATAGGGTTTTTTAGTTGTGGTTATTAGCTGCACAAAACAGTCATTGATTTTGCTCTGTGCCATTTTTTTGCCAAGTTATGGAAAAAAATCCTacataaatattgtaattatGCTAAAAATTTCTATGTCCATTTTTGGGCGAAAAATAAACAGTATTTTATCTATAGTAATAAAAGTAttgatagaaaaataaaacgtCCTACATCGTTGAACTCGTAATTTTCATGTCAATAAAGTGTAATTCACACTttgaaatgtaaaatttttGCGAATTTTCAGAAAAATTGATGATGTAACCCCTAtctaaaaatggaaaaattgcataaaaaattttttttttttaaatcaaaagcTTAGTGGTAGGGCCTGTTAGTTTGGTTTATAAGCAACATAAAACACTGATAGTTTTCGCCGTCTGGCGATTTTTTTCCAAGTTATGCCAAATTAactaatgaatatttaagGGTTGGCCTCATTTTTTATGAGActttaacaaaaaaaactcCTTTTTGGTATCTGGCGGATGAAGTCAAAGCAATACACACCATTTTTGTCTTTTAAGCTTAGCGTGAGTGATCATTTTCATACCCTTAGCTTATCTAAACTAGACGAATATAATCATCAAATTCCCAGCCAGGGAGCAGTTTTCCCTGTGAGCAAGGTTATTACCCTGATGTTCCTCAGATTTTCTCTGATTTTTTTGCGCAGTCATCACGGGCACGCAGGTGAAAGTAACGCGGTgcgttttatttgatttttttctgtgttcCACTGGAGGCGTCTGAAGCGCAACAAATTGCCAAGAAATCGTAAAGTGTGGCAAGTAATTTTTGATTAAACAACGGGGCACCAAAGGCGGAATCCACCAGCCGGAGAGTCTTTCAAAAATTACCGTCATTCTTTTTAATGCACACAGCCTGTAAGAAGGGGGCTTCACCGGGCTTAGCcgtctttgtgtgtgtgtgtgttgtgttcCGGGCAGGAGGATAACAATTGGAGGCGACTGGCCGACCAGCCGAGCCCCGAAAACATAAGTGCTGCTCTGCTATGTCAGCATTTTATGAAGTGgaaattttctatttgccaAAGCGCCAACGAAACCGGAACAAACAGCCGCACAGTTGAGTACACAGAAAACAAATGGTGGCACAGCTCTTAGCCAGTATCTTCGAAAAAACCTCTATACATTTAaacctttaaattaaagttgGTTACTCAGCATGTTATGCCTGGAACTAATTACTTTACCAGTGATACCATGTAACACTGTCTGTTTAATATATAATCCAACGTCGGGATTAAGTACTACAATggattataatattttttcctaTGCATTAAGGACGATCCATATAGTGCAGCCATCTCGTTCGCACAGCGCAAATTACGCTAAGTGCTTTGGCTGCAGCGCTTTCGGTTACCTACCTTTGTGGGTGGGTATGGGCTTTAGAGGGTTAAGAGCGGGCTTTGCGGGATGTGCGGGAAGTGCCCAGGGGGTCAGGATCCTACTCTGGCGGGAACTAAGCGGCATCTACTGTCAGATTATGGCCGCTTTGTGCTCAGCccgggctacatttttgatgaTGTCATTTGATGTCGGCCTGGTAATATTCATGCTGCCGATTTATGGGCTCCTTTCTTCCTACATTTTGCCTGCCAACTTTGCCGGGAAGCCCATGAAATCTTAGTGTAATGTATAGTTGTTTGCTCGGCGGTCTTCCTGTCCAGATCCCACCTGCAGCCCAGAAACCCCACTTAATTTATGTGCTCAGGTGTCTGACGCCATTTTTCTTGCGCACGGGTAAACTACTCGGCATTCCTCACGGTTTCAGCTCCGCCCACAGCTCCTCGCACAATTATTGCCGTgttaattttgtcatttattatgattttttgCTCCGTCTGGCCCGGTCTGGGTCTTATGGCCCGAAGCCGCAAATAGTTTCATGTTTAGTGCCGAAAATTATGTGTTGACGTTTAAGAGCTGCTGTTCCCTTCCATCCTCGCCCTCCCTCGCATTTCCCGCCGCTTTTCCACTCGCTTTTCCCCGACACAACAATAATATGGCGCGCAATATGTGCGCCCTTTATGGCCGCAAAGTATGCTACATAAAACAGCAGTCAATGCGAAAAGAGATGAGGAGAAAGTTGGTCGCCAGCAGGGAGAAAGTTGCGCCTTGTCAGCCGTGAATGAATGCGCTTGCATTCCGCCAGGATAGACATCCTTGCAGTCGGAATGGAAATCAATAgcaaattaaacgaaagctGCGAGCAAATATTTTACCACTTAAAAGTTGCGCACAAGTTTATAACGAATGTCTTGCAGAAATAGTGAGGACACGTTGCGAGTTTtctgaatttaatttcaaattggaGATAATATTAATTGGGAATACTAATTTTGTACACGGaatgtattaaattttaattatccAATTCAATGAATTCAAAACAGTTTTCAAAACTGCTGCTATCTGCTCACCACGACTGTTTTGAAAAGTTTGGAGCAGTAATATAAAGTTTGAGAGCtcaatgaatattttattcagGTGTAAAAAGTTTTCTAATTGCAACCGAGTTAATAAGCAAGAAAATTACTAGCgactttaaatttaattattatttgttgcAGCCAACTAATGAACACCTATTACCAGTTTATCCTCTAATATAtttgataaaataaatgtgtaaattcaATCGATAGAAAGGGATTATCATcactttatttaatatattattcaaAACAACATTTAGTTTTTCCCCATGTGTAACAAGTAGTTTGTGGGGCAGGCACGTGCTTGTCATTCGGCTCAAGGCTTCGAGTTGCCTGTTGCAAGTTGCAGCTGCCTGCCGCCTGTTGCTGTTTATGGCCTGCACCCAGGCACAATAAAGTGCAGCACACTGACAGCAAGGGGCAACCGACTGGGACACGTGTGGTCAggatggaatggaatggccggaatggaatgaaatggTCGGGATGGCCTGGCCAGGATCTGTCCACAGGCGAGTCTAGGCGCCACCGCAAGCAAATGGGTAACGAGCCAAGTGCGGCAGTGGTCAGGGAACTTTACAGCGGCCGGACTATTAAGGAAATTGCTGCAAATAAACTGCAGGAGGTTGTGCAGCTGGCAGGACTCGTGCTCTGCATTCACGGTCTAGTGCCCCGTGGTGTCCTTTGATGTCCTGCGGTCCCTGCGCATTTGTCGCCAAATTTCAGAACGGAATGGCCCGACTGGTTGTTAGGCATTTGAAtggcaaatagaaaaaacTTTGCCAAATCCTTTTTGCCAACAGACTTGCTAACGGACTGTCAACGGCTCATCATTGTTTTGAGATGGGTTCGTTTGGCTTGGAAGCTGGGCCGCTTTGATTTCGTGCTTCATTTGGTCTAATCAAACTTggcgaaaacacaaaaatctgCAGCATTTAGTTGGCTGGCATTTGCTTGTCAGCCGGCATTTCCCCAGCCTTTCATTTCgaacttggtttttattaacTTTGCAAAGTATTTTCTGCCAAACCGGAATTTCTACGGAATTTACACTCTTCGagggcttttctttttctttttcctttcttttcttttctttgctTTGCCCTTCCCTTTCCttcccttttatttttgtgttattttggGCTTCACACGCCcatgtataattttattccTCATTTTCCCCTTGCCTGCCCGATCCCGAAAACAATTTCCGCATTAAAAAAAGGGACACCAACTCGGCGGGGCAGGTGCTTCGCAGGATAATTGAACCACTTCGATTGTTGCCAGTCCGtttgcgtttatttttttgtgaatttttgatatttttcgaGCGCAtaaacaaaagggaaaatcaGTCGGGCGGGCAAAGCATTTAAAgggctttttaattaaaaagttttgtttgccCTTCCGACAGGCGTTTGTTTTTGAAGCCTGTTCGAGAAGGTTTTAGGCGATTGCTAATGCACGAACTTTTACCTGCAGCCGTGTCCGTACGTTATGCAGTTCTTCGTAATATTGGAATTTATAAAATGGACGAATTCCTTAAAAATATTCCATTGATTGGCTA is from Drosophila melanogaster chromosome 3L and encodes:
- the Fife gene encoding fife, isoform B; the protein is MLPTNVMSFMKKMVATDEQTSERQQHAADSGGGASQTGALNKMKATISSSLLTVTDKVNKMSPRPSLVPTDADTSGSYGSPSYQSQQQQQQDYGSSLNNNNNNSSGGGTATTGGGGGGAAAKQEPGRRAGACRVCLKSFKPDDYHKTCFECQQRVCEDCASYSKLDEHEDATMWRCSVCRRKMASRVCIPQDSTDSMLDVPVLEALQRRHSDAKLGSSTQTLAPSNGAALAPPRSPELRRHSDVSPASLKELERQLKGGRSMAPSRSNSPPRGEGPDGQPPFGAPLSRMQSRRGSRVARQHSYDDDMKTGPVGGSMGGGGPALGLGADGAGLGIPTMPRRKSAYDVFAPGLTQGGATPATQLQRSPGEGGIMPPIQLPGSRRPSFRVPHPSEDIQNDDSPGSPDKGSPVLTVDDDRRMRRRGSQLPDIAMLQNRGALPAVPPSSIPPPMASFTGPNLEDLEAPRRQTSMDGEAIRIVIHDVDSGPICASKRRIILRRDPTDKAHRTRGFGMRVVGGKTGADGRLFAYIVWTVPGGAAEKNGLQQGDKILEWNGMSLIDRSFEEVCSIMDRTGDVVELLVEHATDFRMCDLFDENLPPGNAGGQSGPRRSGDGPVGLGLIAEPETTTDKSPASPTRRKLPKTPEQIAREKLVTGRVQIQVWYHAERSELVVSLMAGDDLAPRDEAYGHGNLPEAYAKVRILPKCGDGSVQQTEVSRPTQNPIWNATLTFGHVKADTLMVRYIDIQLWDLVPHTESIFLGECSIELQQAFLDDQAIWCRLEDTKGLRGISISKSPSVSPRGSIAAGAGAPSGDVTRLLRRDYNMQRSNSDDVDSIGDGTSLLHPDHAWIAGSRRGSSQSETMEVEVYQLGKDFSRSLPGSRRSSFQDAEKNRLEEDAMATPPTSYLVGRRRSSVARRDPDEILKSLKAVRGELGRTMSLGTEQHKRMGSRPTISVSHYQSFDTPYTNWTKH
- the Fife gene encoding fife, isoform G, with amino-acid sequence MLPTNVMSFMKKMVATDEQTSERQQHAADSGGGASQTGALNKMKATISSSLLTVTDKVNKMSPRPSLVPTDADTSGSYGSPSYQSQQQQQQDYGSSLNNNNNNSSGGGTATTGGGGGGAAAKQEPGRRAGACRVCLKSFKPDDYHKTCFECQQRVCEDCASYSKLDEHEDATMWRCSVCRRKMASRVCIPQDSTDSMLDVPVLEALQRRHSDAKLGSSTQTLAPSNGAALAPPRSPELRRHSDVSPASLKELERQLKGGRSMAPSRSNSPPRGEGPDGQPPFGAPLSRMQSRRGSRVARQHSYDDDMKTGPVGGSMGGGGPALGLGADGAGLGIPTMPRRKSAYDVFAPGLTQGGATPATQLQRSPGEGGIMPPIQLPGSRRPSFRVPHPSEDIQNDDSPGSPDKGSPVLTVDDDRRMRRRGSQLPDIAMLQNRGALPAVPPSSIPPPMASFTGPNLEDLEAPRRQTSMDGEAIRIVIHDVDSGPICASKRRIILRRDPTDKAHRTRGFGMRVVGGKTGADGRLFAYIVWTVPGGAAEKNGLQQGDKILEWNGMSLIDRSFEEVCSIMDRTGDVVELLVEHATDFRMCDLFDENLPPGNAGGQSGPRRSGDGPVGLGLIAEPETTTDKSPASPTRRKLPKTPV